ATATGTCGGAACTGAATTTTGACTGTTTCAATGAAGCCTTCTTCCATCGTTGGCCAATGAGTTTTTGAATCAGAAATGTAACAACCGAGGGTGTGTTCTTGGAGGACTCTGTAAGAACATCATTTGTCGCGATCAGTTTGACAAAACCAATATTTCCTCCAAAGTACCCCATTGCGCTGGGTAATGTATGTTCGATGGCACCGTTCGGGTGTTCGTAGTCACAACCCATATGATCATGGCCAGAAAGGACCAATTTGATGCTAGGAatcaattcaaaaattttcatagTAGTATTATACGATAAATGATTTTGAGACTTGACCCGAAAATCCAATTGACGAACGATTCTCGGTTCGTCAACACACACATTAGCTGGTTTGTAGAGTGGCACATGGGTGAACAGTATGGTTGGAATAGACGGCTCTAAAGCAATGtcgaaaagaaattgcCAAGCATCCCTAgcttcttttgaaagagcAAGTATACctaatgatgaaaaacttttactGTTAATAATATCGCTAGGGTTCGCATCGTAAAACTGAACATCATCAAGCGAAAGGCTATTTATGCCGATCACACGGACAGGAAATTTAGAAACATTGAAGTGCGAAACCCAATTTACCGGGCCCATAGCTTGTTCCCATTTGCTAATTTGTGCGTCTGAACTTTCGCAGCCATAGCCAATGTCATGATTACCCGCAATCGTCCAAACGGGAATGTTACCGTTTTCAAAAGTACGTGCTGGTAAACTGGAGTTTCCTACTTgccaaaagttttttgccccagtgatttttttcagtCTTTTAGCTCTTTTGTTGAATTCTTCGTTATCCAAGTGCTGAAAACTGACCAAGTCACCCAACAGAATCATCGCATCTGGTTGACCCCAAAACTGATTCATATGTACAAGGTGTcgtaaaaacaaatcattCCCCCAAAGATCTAAAGtgcctttaaaaaatccattTGCTTCGATTTTATGATTCCCTTCAATCTGAGGATCAGCAACCCCCATAAtaacaaaagaattttcatCTTCGAGTTGCAGCTTTCTTGGCATTATGCCAAATAGTAGAGGATAGGCATAGTAGACAGCTAAAAAAACTAGGCAAAGATAATGTAAAATAGACAGTTGTTTGTTCAACCATAATAAATTCGGATGTCTTGCAAACATTATTGACTTAATTATGTCAAcgtaaattaaaaaagggAACGGAGAGAAGGAGCGATTTTTGGAGTGCCTATTTTTACTTAGGAGCAGACTAAACGAGTAATGTAGAGGCGTAagattttggtttttgCTTTACTTACTAGATTATATAAATGGTATACCACCATAAAAGTGTCaataaagctttttagAAAGATTTGCTTTCAAATAACAAGAAATGAGCAGAACagaatagaaaaacaaaaagcacAAATGAAACAACAaaacttatttttctaatccATGAAGCTAGTAAATGGGTAATTTATAGGTATAGCTGCAGTATTCGAACAAACCCACTGCTAAAATTTAGATTGCAAATCAATGGTCAAATGATTGATTCAAAATTcctgaaaaagaagcttgGTTCTTAGAAAAATGTGTATCGATGTTTGCcgttgaaatttttttctgaattGAATTAATACCAAGTGTATCAGTATAACTGGcttaaacaaattaaaaaataagcttTCTACTGAATGTAATAGCAAAAAACGGCTAATAATCTTGACCGAAGTTTGTTTAATGATGAACAACGGATATGACTGAAATTGCTTGAAGTGTATATCAAACTAAAGAAGGAATACCTCAAAACATGGAGTTGTGGCTGACAGTTTTCACGAAGAAAGGAATGGAAAAGAGCGTCGAATTTCAAACATAAACGTTTCTTTTAGAGCTCGTCTTAGCTGCCAAAGTTAACCCGGTACACTACTTAGTATTAATAGGTGAATTATGACTGACGTTTTTTACATTAAACGGATGGTAACATGTTACTTGAAAACAGCAGTCCAAAATTTTCGCTGCATAGACGGTAACGGAAATTgagtatttatttttttttgtagaaGTTTTTACATAGCAATTTACTAAAATGTCCGACGATAGAATCAATTACCTTAAGAATAAACTTGTTCAATATCCAGATTTTCCCAAAAAGGGAATCTTGTTTGAAGATGTAAGATTTTATAGAAGGAGGAAATGCGCGAGGTTGGATAGGAACGGTGATATTATTTTGCTCAATTAGCGTGAAGTTTGAATCCAAAATACAATTCGAGAGGTTATATTATCTTTACGCCTTGCAATTGCTTAAATACTCtgttaaattataaacaaTAAGATGCTAATGTTATTAGATAATGCCCATTTTTCAAGATCCCAGAGCCTTTGGCATCCTTATCGATCTTTTGCTTGAAGCCGTTGAAACTGAATTCAATAACATTGATGTGATTGTTGGTTTGGAGGCGCGtggatttctttttggacCTACGTTGGCTTTACGTGCAAATTGTGCATTTGTCCCTGTCCGTAAGCCCAACAAGCTTCCCGGTGATTTGGTCGTCGTAAGCTACAATAAGGAATATTCTACTGATTCTTTTGCAATCCAAAAGGGTACTATTAAACCCGGTCAAAGAGTCTTAATAGTTGACGACATTCTTGCTACTGGTGGCACCGCCTTGGCTGCTGATGAACTCGTTACTCGTTTGGGTGGTGAATTAGTTGGACATCTCTTCCTTTTAGAACTTACATTTCTTCAAGGACGTAAGCGTCTTATGGCTCCTACTTATACACTTCTTACTGGACAGGATGAAGCACCTGATGGTAGTGAATTTGCTTAAACTATGAACTCGAAGTATGTATAAgcatttctaatttttaacgttatatttgctttattccttttttataaatgttTAGGGTTCTGGGTTTTTTTCTATGGTTTATTCGTCAAGCTAGGATTTTTTTAGTCTAAGTTGTAAATTGAATAAGTTATACATTTTTCAACTAGTATTCTAAAAAGTAGGATTTTTGTTagcaaatatatataaatcGGGTGGAAATCGATATcttaaaatgaaaaaaaagaaaaaaggatgCAACATCATAAGGAGAAAAGCTTATAAGGGTCATAAAGGGTATAATTTTTAGAATGGTCAATACCAcgcttttctttaatataaatagGTAGATACATTCAGCTTATTATAAGCCTATTGACGAATCCACGTTATAATATAGCCCTCGATTAAAAGTATAATTACAAGAGAAAGCTGAATTATCCAAATATACTTTTATTAAGTATTGAATGGATAAACATCTATAGGCTTTGAAATCACGCAgcacaaatattttttaaatagtaaaaagCATATATGACCGCAAGTCTATACACATgcgtaaataaaaaatcacaaAACAGCGTTATTCCTAGCTGTTTATGCATTTCAGACACAAATATAGGTTTGAAACTGGAGTTCCTTGGAAGTACGAAGGGGCGTCAAAGTCTGATTGACGCACAGAGACGTTGGCCCATTTAgaaacaaaattgttttcattttttaagagaATAGTCGGAGGGATGTATGGTTTAACCCAATTGAATAGACTGTTTTGagaatgaatattttctaACGGATTAATAAATTCACCATCCGTGATGAGAATTAACAATCCTGCCTTATTGgtattttttgcttgctGCACCCATGAGCAGTTGCCAAGTGGAGCAATATATGCTGTATCTTTGTCGAGAGTATCGGAGGGTTTTTGACACATACTGTTATTTAACAAGACTGTCTTAAAAACCTTTGAAGGTAAAGAATTATCGTTGTCAAATTGAAGGAATTTTCCAAACGTTTTTTGACCACTGTTCGGATTTTCTAGCTGAGCAATAGTTCGATCAAAGTACAATGCATCAGGTCTTGTGAAGGTCTCATAATCCGGATCGGTTAGGAAGACCGTGTCATTCTCATTTATAGATTCAGCTCCAGCAGTGTATAAAAACAGAGAATTAGAACCTTCTTTTTGAACGAATTTAAGTTTATTACCGATAATGTCGGATATGTATACATTATTGGTTACACGTTCCACTGATTTTATAGGACTAACAAGTGCACTTCCATAAAGGAGTTCAAAACCATCGGAATACTCTGGCCTCTTGCAAACACCCGATGGATCAATTAGATACGAGGGTATTGCTTTGTTATCAATTCCTACTAAATGAGAGACATAATCGTAATCGTCTCTAGATGCTATCAACGAATATAACATTGGCCATTTAGATCTGTCGTAATCTTCTGCAACACAAACTTCTCCACCGTCGTAAATTCTTTGAGAGGTAGACAGTCGTGTTTGATTTGTCACGGGAAACAAATGACCTTCTGtcgtaaaaataaaatcatgGTGACTTCTGTGAATGGGATTATCATCGTCAAATAAtagaaacaaatatttaagGGTTTCGctcaaaaagaaactttCCATTCGATTCGAAAGTGTATACTTTTCTAGATTCTCTACTGCCGCAAATCCACAAGGAGTCCATAGGTGGTTTTCGATATTACTTAGCAGTAATTCACCGACATGAAGATAAAATACATCTTTAGTTGCCCtgtataaataatatgtAGACTCAGCAAATTCAGGACGTAAAGGATAACCGTTTAGTTCGATGGACTTTGTATACAAGTTGTAGCGCTCTGGTAATTGCCCAaacttcaaataaatagaaaaatagtACAAATGCATTTTCTTGGCAAGCTCCAGTTCGCCCGCCAATACCAATAACCCAGGGAAATAAGCACTCAAAGAATCAACCCAGCGCGACATCACCATGCCATTAGCTGAATAAACGTTTTGATAGTAATATTCGTTAAGAGAAGCGGTATAATGCCGTAATGATTCCAAAGACTTTTGCCAAACTTCTAAATACCGAGGATCTCCAAGAAAGATATAAGATTTAAAAGCATATTCGTAAAAGCTATCGATGCCTGCACCGACTCCTGAAACAGGATAAATCCATCTGCCACTCAAAACGTCGATACTATTGCCCAAAAGACCAATACCTGACCTTCGCTTCCATACGGAGAAAAAAGCGTTTTCAGCAGAAGCTTTAAACTTATTATTCCCAGTCAAAGCAGTAAGCATAGAAAATTCCAATACCAGGCTGGAGGCCGCAGCAGCACAGTTTTCGGTTACCTCACGATACGCGACACCCTTCATTAGATTGATTCTTGCAAAAGGAATTCCAGTAGGTGTTCGAAATGCAGGAAGTAAACGTTCTGCTAGTTCTGTAGCCAATGTCAATAATTCACCCTTATACAATGGGATTTGAAAtccatatttttcttctgaGGCAAAAATATGAGATGAAAGTAGTCCTCCAAGAATTCGGATGGTTGCTTCGAAAACTTGTACTTTTGTGTCTCgttcaaaattaatatgaTGAATGACTTTGTCAACAGCATCCTGAAACCCTTCTCGGTCTCCCAAAACCACCAAGGTATCTAAAACATCGACCAATGTCAACAAATAATCACCTCGAACATCGTTGACACCAATGTTGTTAGGATTTTCGTAGTCCGGTCCCAACCCTTCGCAGGACAATGGGGCGAGCTCATCGTTAGGAAAGGCAAATTGCATGTAATTGTTATATCCATGATAAAACAGTCTCCGAGAAGTTTCCCTAGTAAAAGttagctttttaaaatttccgTAGAGTAAGAAACATTATGTATCAAACCTTAGCTCTACCATTCTCGCGGAGTTTATGGCCCCAACGATTgagttttctttaaaaatgcatagtaaaatcaaacaaacaCAGAAAATCGAGTGCAAGCTACCCATTTAATATATGGGTTTATGATTTTATACCGTATTTTACAAACAAGAAAGCAGttttagcttttttttaatatgtaTCCTCCTTAATAGTATCCCCTGTCCAAAGAAGTCTTGAAAATGCAAAGCAAATCTTTGTGCTATAGACCTTACTTTTCtctctattttttaaaaacttccatgtaaaaaatttcgattTTAGTGTgacatatattttaaaagcaaCTTTGGTTTGGCCATGTGCTACTTTAGTAGCGGATGTCATCTACTAGCTTGTCGAATGAATAACTTCGAGATGATAAAGGACGGTTAAAGGCAACTTTAGCAAAGTTAAGAAGATTCGTATGTTCCATTCCCTTaaaatttacttaaaatttaaacaattgcaattttttgtttgatagTATGTGCAATTCATTGATATAAATCTATGTTTGTAATATTCAAAACGTAAACAAATAGGGAGCTGCACttgatattaaattttttttcatttatctttaatttattgaaattaattttaaatacaGAAACGTACAGTTTTTAGTCTTCcaaattaaaattcatAATTTGATGCGATCAATAATTAAACTATACGTTTAAAACTCATGTACGATATTACTGAACAAAttggtaaacaaaatacaCAGacctattttatttatttaatttatatgctttttacaaaataaaatattacaGCAAATATACACACTGCTGgtaaacagaaaaaaaaaagcttagATTATTAATTAGTAAGGATATGTTTGAGAGCAAATCAAATGAAATAAGTTTTAGCGAATAGGAGTatgcaaattaaaaaaaatagtggTTTAAACTAAATAGATTAAATACCCTATTATTTCGAATATCATCAGAAAAACGGATATAGTTTTAAGTTGTTTAcctatttttaaataatgcAGAAGTCTCCGAGTTCATTGCTTTTCATAAATAGCTaatgaagaatttaaaatctaaTAGATACTTAGAATGATCTTGTAATAAACACTAGTATTTCGCTATTTTCATACATGCAGCATACCGACATAAAATGTACATGGTTTCATAATGAGGAAGATAATTCCGTAAGAAATTGGGGATAAATATATACACCATAGAAATTACGATTATAGGAAAGAAAACAtaatccaatttttttaattgattaaaTACGCTTAGTTATAACAAGAGCAAACTATTGCACGGAAAGTacttttaatgaatgaTAAAGAGATCCAACGTATTCTCCAAATGCGCCTTCGTTAGCTTCGGCGATAGATCACAGCttcatttattcatttaccACACCACagttatttttctttcttcttagATCAATTTCCcttttgattattttcaCATACTTTAACtaaaaatattcttttattctcaaaaaattagtttGTACTCTTTTACGAACATATCTTCACATTATGGGCAATCCAGTTGTTATTAAGGCTAAAAAGGATTATGACTGTGTGTTTGAACCCGAACCTATGAGTTGGTTAAGGCTTCAATACTATCGCTATCAAGTGACTGCTGGAACTTATCTATTCACATACAAAGAAgcctttgtttttaatactGTCGTGTTCATCATCGTCTTCCTCACTGGTTGGGCTGCTAAATCTATCATTGTTAAACTTCTTCCATCTTTATGGCGTTTAAGCACCCTTATTCCTTCGTTTTTTGCTAGTTTTTTTATGTCTTTACTGGGAAAGGATGCATCTTCTCAGTAAATGAATTGTTGAATGAGTTTGGCATAAACTAAGAGTGGTTTCTTTTCCTATAATGAATAAAACAACCCATGTAAGTGGATATTTAAGTTTCAAGCTTCAAATTACGGATTAGGGATGCAACTGAGAAGCTCACTTTAATATATgctttatttctttttg
This portion of the Schizosaccharomyces pombe strain 972h- genome assembly, chromosome: I genome encodes:
- the apt1 gene encoding adenine phosphoribosyltransferase — encoded protein: MSDDRINYLKNKLVQYPDFPKKGILFEDIMPIFQDPRAFGILIDLLLEAVETEFNNIDVIVGLEARGFLFGPTLALRANCAFVPVRKPNKLPGDLVVVSYNKEYSTDSFAIQKGTIKPGQRVLIVDDILATGGTALAADELVTRLGGELVGHLFLLELTFLQGRKRLMAPTYTLLTGQDEAPDGSEFA
- the ted1 gene encoding phosphoprotein phosphatase, with translation MFARHPNLLWLNKQLSILHYLCLVFLAVYYAYPLLFGIMPRKLQLEDENSFVIMGVADPQIEGNHKIEANGFFKGTLDLWGNDLFLRHLVHMNQFWGQPDAMILLGDLVSFQHLDNEEFNKRAKRLKKITGAKNFWQVGNSSLPARTFENGNIPVWTIAGNHDIGYGCESSDAQISKWEQAMGPVNWVSHFNVSKFPVRVIGINSLSLDDVQFYDANPSDIINSKSFSSLGILALSKEARDAWQFLFDIALEPSIPTILFTHVPLYKPANVCVDEPRIVRQLDFRVKSQNHLSYNTTMKIFELIPSIKLVLSGHDHMGCDYEHPNGAIEHTLPSAMGYFGGNIGFVKLIATNDVLTESSKNTPSVVTFLIQKLIGQRWKKASLKQSKFSSDIYATYTLSHGGPSYIWWALHISVCVLTILRLLVISLQHI
- the mnl1 gene encoding alpha mannosidase Mnl1, with the translated sequence MGSLHSIFCVCLILLCIFKENSIVGAINSARMVELRETSRRLFYHGYNNYMQFAFPNDELAPLSCEGLGPDYENPNNIGVNDVRGDYLLTLVDVLDTLVVLGDREGFQDAVDKVIHHINFERDTKVQVFEATIRILGGLLSSHIFASEEKYGFQIPLYKGELLTLATELAERLLPAFRTPTGIPFARINLMKGVAYREVTENCAAAASSLVLEFSMLTALTGNNKFKASAENAFFSVWKRRSGIGLLGNSIDVLSGRWIYPVSGVGAGIDSFYEYAFKSYIFLGDPRYLEVWQKSLESLRHYTASLNEYYYQNVYSANGMVMSRWVDSLSAYFPGLLVLAGELELAKKMHLYYFSIYLKFGQLPERYNLYTKSIELNGYPLRPEFAESTYYLYRATKDVFYLHVGELLLSNIENHLWTPCGFAAVENLEKYTLSNRMESFFLSETLKYLFLLFDDDNPIHRSHHDFIFTTEGHLFPVTNQTRLSTSQRIYDGGEVCVAEDYDRSKWPMLYSLIASRDDYDYVSHLVGIDNKAIPSYLIDPSGVCKRPEYSDGFELLYGSALVSPIKSVERVTNNVYISDIIGNKLKFVQKEGSNSLFLYTAGAESINENDTVFLTDPDYETFTRPDALYFDRTIAQLENPNSGQKTFGKFLQFDNDNSLPSKVFKTVLLNNSMCQKPSDTLDKDTAYIAPLGNCSWVQQAKNTNKAGLLILITDGEFINPLENIHSQNSLFNWVKPYIPPTILLKNENNFVSKWANVSVRQSDFDAPSYFQGTPVSNLYLCLKCINS
- the tsc3 gene encoding serine palmitoyl transferase A subunit; amino-acid sequence: MGNPVVIKAKKDYDCVFEPEPMSWLRLQYYRYQVTAGTYLFTYKEAFVFNTVVFIIVFLTGWAAKSIIVKLLPSLWRLSTLIPSFFASFFMSLLGKDASSQ